A genomic region of Oryza glaberrima chromosome 1, OglaRS2, whole genome shotgun sequence contains the following coding sequences:
- the LOC127759977 gene encoding adenylate-forming reductase 06235, whose amino-acid sequence MDGRDELTTKPIEIKFSSCRGVTFEPKPSPASPFAIAAAAAAACPAKPPPAAPSTGRWIWLPLLSSSRYSSFSRIIPAKPDGGVGRSQSRASSHFCDLDVSGDEEEDDGVSVFDGHDEEMAVAAAAAADVEDDLKGKKKPSVSAAAAPATARRSRLAVILFDQGLFTVYKRLFVLCVALNAAAVALAASGHFPYAERRAAVFAMGNILALTLCRSEAALRVVFWLAVALLGRPWVPVVAKTGVTAILQSLGGVHSGCGVSSVAWLAYALVQALRRRDEMPPEIVAVASAILFLLALSCAAAFPLVRHLHHNVFERTHRFAGWGALALLWTFVVLSAGYDREARSYVPLAGAVLAGREDLRLAAAITFFTALPWLTVRRVPVTVTAPSTHAAILTFQGGVRAGLLGRISRSPLSEWHAFGIISDGRRTHAMLAGAVGDFTRGLVADPPTHLWVRGVHFAGLPYLIGMYRRATMVATGSGICVFLSLLMQPSTTTATELSLVWVAKGVEANYGEEIRAAVAAAAGGKSMAGRVVVHDTAVMGRPDVRELAVAAARRWGAEVVVVTSNPEGSRDVVSGCRKAGIPAFGPIWDS is encoded by the coding sequence ATGGATGGGCGAGACGAGCTGACAACGAAGCCCATCGAGATCAAGTTCTCGAGCTGCCGTGGCGTCACCTTCGAGCCCAAGccctcgccggcgagccccttcgccatcgccgccgccgccgccgccgcatgccctGCCaagccgccaccggcggcgccgagcaCCGGAAGGTGGATCTGGCTGCCTCTACTGTCGTCGAGCCGTTACTCCTCCTTCTCTAGGATCATTCCGGCGAAGCCGGACGGCGGCGTTGGACGGTCGCAGAGCCGCGCCAGCAGCCACTTCTGCGACCTCGACGtctccggcgacgaggaggaggatgatggcGTGTCCGTCTTTGACGGCCACGACGAGGAGATGGCTGTCGCCGCGGCCGCAGCTGCCGACGTCGAGGATGATTTGAAAGGGAAGAAGAAGCCGagcgtgtcggcggcggcggcgccggccaccgccaggCGATCGAGGCTCGCCGTCATACTGTTCGACCAGGGACTGTTCACCGTGTACAAGCGCCTCTTCGTGCTCTGCGTCGCGCTgaacgcggcggcggtcgcgctCGCGGCGTCCGGCCATTTCCCGTACGCGgagcggcgcgccgccgtcttcgccatGGGCAACATCCTGGCGCTCACGCTGTGCCGCTCCGAGGCGGCGCTCCGCGTCGTGTTCTGgctcgccgtcgcgctcctCGGCCGGCCGTGGGTGCCGGTCGTCGCCAAGACGGGCGTCACGGCGATCCTCCAGTCCCTCGGCGGCGTCCACAGCGGCTGCGGCGTGTCCTCCGTCGCGTGGCTGGCCTACGCGCTCGTCCAGGCGCTCCGGCGCCGCGACGAGATGCCGCCGgagatcgtcgccgtcgcgtcggccATCCTCTTCCTGCTCGCGCTCTCCTGCGCGGCGGCGTTCCCGCTCGTGCGCCACCTCCACCACAACGTGTTCGAGCGGACGCACCGGTTCGCCGGCTGGGGCGCGCTCGCCCTGCTCTGGACGTTCGTCGTGCTCTCCGCCGGCTACGACCGGGAGGCCAGGTCCTAcgtcccgctcgccggcgccgtcctcgcGGGGCGCGAGGACCTCAGGCTCGCGGCCGCCATCACCTTCTTCACCGCCCTCCCGTGGCTCACCGTGCGCCGCGTGCCGGTGACGGTGACCGCGCCGTCCACCCACGCGGCGATCCTGACCTTCCAGGGCGGCGTCAGGGCGGGCCTCCTCGGCCGCATCAGCCGCTCGCCGCTCTCCGAGTGGCACGCCTTCGGCATCATCTCCGACGGGCGGCGCACCCACGCgatgctcgccggcgccgtcggcgactTCACCCGTGGCCTCGTCGCCGACCCGCCGACCCACCTCTGGGTTCGCGGCGTCCACTTCGCCGGCCTCCCGTACCTCATCGGCATGTACCGGCGGGCGACCATGGTGGCGACGGGGTCGGGCATCTGCGTGTTCCTGTCGCTGCTGATGCAGccgagcacgacgacggcgacggagctGTCGCTGGTGTGGGTGGCGAAGGGCGTCGAGGCGAACTACGGCGAGGAGAtcagggcggcggtggcggcggcggcgggcggcaagAGCATGGCGGGGCGGGTGGTGGTGCACGACACGGCGGTGATGGGGCGGCCGGACGTGCGGGagctcgccgtggcggcggcgcggcggtggggcgcggaggtggtggtggtgacgagCAACCCGGAGGGGAGCAGGGACGTGGTGAGCGGGTGCAGGAAGGCCGGCATCCCGGCGTTCGGGCCTATATGGGATTCATGA